One window of Phoenix dactylifera cultivar Barhee BC4 chromosome 5, palm_55x_up_171113_PBpolish2nd_filt_p, whole genome shotgun sequence genomic DNA carries:
- the LOC103717120 gene encoding 4-coumarate--CoA ligase 2, protein MAMISLASLETQPQIPTQIHQPETTIFRSKFPDIPLSNHLSLHAYCFEKLSEVADAPCLISSTADKTYTFHETHLLSRRTAAGFFKLGIKQGDVIMVLLQNCPEFVFAFMGASMLGAVTTAANPFFTASEIYKQFKASGAKLIITQSIYVDKLRNENFPDLGDGLTVITVDAPPEGCIPFSEVLEADETAIPDITIDPEDPVALPYSSGTTGLPKGVILTHKSLISNVAQQVDGANPNLYLKTDDVVLCVLPLFHIFSLNSVLLCSLRAGSAVMIMPKFEITTMLEGIQRHRVSVAMVVPPLVLALAKHPVVEKYDLSSIRIVLSGAAPLGKELEEALRTRVPQAVFGQGYGMTEAGPVLSMCPAFAKDPVVAKSGSCGIVVRNAGLKVVDPETGFSLGRNQPGEICIRGPQIMKGYLNDPDATSSTIDVEGWLHTGDIGYVDDDDEVFIVDRVKELIKFKGFQVPPAELEGLLVSHPSIADAAVIPQKDEAAGEVPVAFVVRAKDTDLTEEAVKDFIAKLVVFYKRLHKIYFVHSIPKSPSGKILRKDLRAKLAAS, encoded by the exons ATGGCCATGATCTCTCTTGCTTCCCTTGAAACCCAACCCCAAATCCCCACCCAAATCCACCAACCCGAAACCACGATATTTCGATCGAAGTTCCCGGACATCCCCCTCTCCAACCACCTCTCGCTCCACGCCTACTGCTTCGAGAAGCTCTCCGAAGTTGCCGACGCCCCCTGTCTCATCTCCTCCACTGCCGACAAGACCTACACCTTCCACGAGACCCACCTCCTCTCCCGTAGGACCGCCGCTGGTTTCTTCAAGCTCGGCATCAAACAAGGAGATGTCATCATGGTTCTCCTCCAAAACTGCCCTGAATTCGTCTTCGCCTTCATGGGCGCCTCCATGCTCGGGGCGGTGACCACCGCCGCGAACCCCTTCTTCACTGCCTCCGAGATCTACAAACAGTTCAAGGCCTCGGGCGCCAAGCTGATCATCACGCAATCCATCTACGTCGACAAACTCCGCAATGAGAATTTCCCCGACCTTGGTGACGGGCTTACCGTCATCACCGTCGATGCCCCTCCAGAGGGATGCATACCATTCTCCGAGGTGTTGGAGGCCGACGAGACGGCGATTCCCGATATCACCATCGATCCAGAGGACCCTGTTGCGCTCCCGTATTCCTCGGGGACGACAGGATTGCCCAAAGGAGTGATCTTGACGCACAAGAGCCTGATATCGAACGTCGCGCAGCAAGTCGACGGGGCGAATCCGAACCTCTACTTGAAAACCGACGACGTGGTGCTATGCGTGCTTCCCCTCTTTCACATATTCTCCCTGAACTCTGTTTTGCTCTGTTCTTTGAGAGCAGGGTCGGCGGTGATGATAATGCCCAAGTTTGAGATCACGACGATGCTGGAGGGCATTCAGAGGCACCGGGTGTCGGTGGCGATGGTGGTGCCGCCGCTGGTCCTGGCCCTGGCAAAGCATCCGGTGGTCGAGAAGTACGACCTCAGCTCGATAAGGATCGTGCTCTCCGGGGCGGCACCACTGGGAAAGGAGCTCGAAGAGGCGCTCAGAACCAGAGTCCCTCAGGCTGTCTTTGGGCAG GGTTATGGAATGACTGAGGCCGGTCCGGTGCTTTCGATGTGCCCTGCATTTGCCAAAGATCCTGTCGTAGCCAAGTCAGGCTCGTGCGGCATTGTCGTGAGGAATGCCGGTCTCAAGGTCGTCGATCCGGAGACCGGCTTCTCCCTTGGCCGGAATCAGCCCGGCGAGATATGTATTCGGGGACCTCAGATCATGAAAG GCTATCTCAACGATCCGGATGCCACATCGTCGACGATAGACGTAGAAGGCTGGCTACACACAGGGGACATTGGCTAtgtggatgatgatgatgaggtcTTCATAGTGGATCGAGTGAAGGAGCTCATCAAGTTCAAGGGTTTTCAG GTTCCACCAGCTGAGCTTGAGGGCCTCCTTGTCAGCCACCCCTCCATTGCTGATGCTGCTGTGATCCC GCAAAAGGATGAAGCTGCAGGTGAAGTTCCGGTTGCTTTTGTTGTGCGAGCTAAAGATACAGACCTCACTGAGGAAGCTGTGAAAGACTTCATAGCCAAACTG GTGGTGTTTTATAAGAGATTACACAAAATTTACTTCGTCCATTCCATTCCCAAATCCCCCTCTGGAAAGATATTGAGGAAGGATTTGAGAGCCAAACTAGCCGCTTCTTAA
- the LOC103717118 gene encoding uncharacterized protein LOC103717118 isoform X1, with the protein MPSKEKKDRKRGENMGKGTDLWDDSALINAFDHAMATYKAMHTEEYQGNFLKEGKQTTESNKDEPVHAEKTTEQIEPDDDINNINSGAAEVHVSCCSNEVTAEDLPDQKDNLGMDFHATESYPYSSGALYTDGKIDGYSVQQSTEFNELLRQYYELEEKKQKIVEQLQDTNYLNYQTTAQSFTSQMHDVPASNACNASEYARQHPCSLCSCHYLAVPISACAIGGLSSEGYGCCPPWIASCSVSPANLFPAAHASGAQCPAQSGTCSIGASCSMDPAKQSTYADDEVVKAGMIAAERTINSMKTEISATSNICEDFLDMAIAGKVPLGKEMGKDKSENSGIQERKGSESIGPETDLACVLNAWYSAGFHTGRYLLEQSRRNSHQ; encoded by the exons ATGCCAAGCAAAGAGAAGAAGGacagaaagagaggagaaaacaTGGGAAAGGGAACTGATCTATGGGATGATTCTGCCCTTATTAATGCCTTTGATCACGCCATGGCCACCTACAAG GCAATGCATACTGAGGAGTACCAAGGCAATTTCCTGAAGGAAGGAAAACAAACAACTGAAAGTAATAAAGATGAACCTGTTCATGCCGAAAAGACAACGGA ACAGATAGAGCCGGATGATGACATCAATAACATAAACAGTGGTGCAGCAGAGGTTCATGTATCCTGCTGTTCCAATGAAGTAACTGCTGAAGATCTTCCAGATCAAAAAGATAATCTGGGCATGGATTTCCATGCCACAGAATCTTACCCATATTCATCAGGCGCCCTCTATACTGATGGGAAGATAGATGGTTATTCTGTTCAGCAAAGCACCGAATTTAATGAACTGTTAAGACAGTATTATGAACTTGaggagaagaagcagaagattGTCGAGCAACTTCAGGATACAAATTATTTGAATTACCAAACGACAGCTCAATCTTTCACATCTCAGATGCATGATGTTCCTGCATCTAACGCATGTAATGCTTCTGAATATGCTCGACAGCATCCATGCTCCCTGTGCTCGTGTCATTATTTAGCTGTTCCAATATCTGCTTGTGCCATTGGTGGTTTGTCATCTGAAGGCTATGGTTGTTGCCCACCATGGATTGCAAGCTGTTCTGTATCTCCGGCAAATCTATTTCCTG CTGCTCACGCCTCAGGTGCTCAGTGTCCTGCTCAAAGTGGAACTTGTTCTATTGGTGCATCATGCTCAATGGATCCTGCAAAACAATCTACATATGCAGATGACGAGGTTGTAAAAGCAGGAATGATAGCTGCTGAAAGAACAATAAATTCGATGAAGACAGAAATATCTGCAACTTCTAATATCTGTGAAG ATTTTCTTGATATGGCAATAGCTGGCAAAGTGCCCTTGG GAAAGGAAATGGGAAAGGATAAATCAGAGAACTCAGGTATACAAGAGCGCAAAGGGTCGGAAAGCATTGGCCCAGAGACTGATCTCGCCTGTGTTCTGAATGCGTGGTATTCTGCAGGCTTCCATACTGGCAG GTACCTGTTGGAGCAGTCTAGGAGAAATTCTCACCAGTAA
- the LOC103717118 gene encoding uncharacterized protein LOC103717118 isoform X5 produces the protein MHTEEYQGNFLKEGKQTTESNKDEPVHAEKTTEQIEPDDDINNINSGAAEVHVSCCSNEVTAEDLPDQKDNLGMDFHATESYPYSSGALYTDGKIDGYSVQQSTEFNELLRQYYELEEKKQKIVEQLQDTNYLNYQTTAQSFTSQMHDVPASNACNASEYARQHPCSLCSCHYLAVPISACAIGGLSSEGYGCCPPWIASCSVSPANLFPAAHASGAQCPAQSGTCSIGASCSMDPAKQSTYADDEVVKAGMIAAERTINSMKTEISATSNICEDFLDMAIAGKVPLGKEMGKDKSENSGIQERKGSESIGPETDLACVLNAWYSAGFHTGRYLLEQSRRNSHQ, from the exons ATGCATACTGAGGAGTACCAAGGCAATTTCCTGAAGGAAGGAAAACAAACAACTGAAAGTAATAAAGATGAACCTGTTCATGCCGAAAAGACAACGGA ACAGATAGAGCCGGATGATGACATCAATAACATAAACAGTGGTGCAGCAGAGGTTCATGTATCCTGCTGTTCCAATGAAGTAACTGCTGAAGATCTTCCAGATCAAAAAGATAATCTGGGCATGGATTTCCATGCCACAGAATCTTACCCATATTCATCAGGCGCCCTCTATACTGATGGGAAGATAGATGGTTATTCTGTTCAGCAAAGCACCGAATTTAATGAACTGTTAAGACAGTATTATGAACTTGaggagaagaagcagaagattGTCGAGCAACTTCAGGATACAAATTATTTGAATTACCAAACGACAGCTCAATCTTTCACATCTCAGATGCATGATGTTCCTGCATCTAACGCATGTAATGCTTCTGAATATGCTCGACAGCATCCATGCTCCCTGTGCTCGTGTCATTATTTAGCTGTTCCAATATCTGCTTGTGCCATTGGTGGTTTGTCATCTGAAGGCTATGGTTGTTGCCCACCATGGATTGCAAGCTGTTCTGTATCTCCGGCAAATCTATTTCCTG CTGCTCACGCCTCAGGTGCTCAGTGTCCTGCTCAAAGTGGAACTTGTTCTATTGGTGCATCATGCTCAATGGATCCTGCAAAACAATCTACATATGCAGATGACGAGGTTGTAAAAGCAGGAATGATAGCTGCTGAAAGAACAATAAATTCGATGAAGACAGAAATATCTGCAACTTCTAATATCTGTGAAG ATTTTCTTGATATGGCAATAGCTGGCAAAGTGCCCTTGG GAAAGGAAATGGGAAAGGATAAATCAGAGAACTCAGGTATACAAGAGCGCAAAGGGTCGGAAAGCATTGGCCCAGAGACTGATCTCGCCTGTGTTCTGAATGCGTGGTATTCTGCAGGCTTCCATACTGGCAG GTACCTGTTGGAGCAGTCTAGGAGAAATTCTCACCAGTAA
- the LOC103717118 gene encoding uncharacterized protein LOC103717118 isoform X2 — protein sequence MPSKEKKDRKRGENMGKGTDLWDDSALINAFDHAMATYKAMHTEEYQGNFLKEGKQTTESNKDEPVHAEKTTEQIEPDDDINNINSGAAEVHVSCCSNEVTAEDLPDQKDNLGMDFHATESYPYSSGALYTDGKIDGYSVQQSTEFNELLRQYYELEEKKQKIVEQLQDTNYLNYQTTAQSFTSQMHDVPASNACNASEYARQHPCSLCSCHYLAVPISACAIGGLSSEGYGCCPPWIASCSVSPANLFPGAQCPAQSGTCSIGASCSMDPAKQSTYADDEVVKAGMIAAERTINSMKTEISATSNICEDFLDMAIAGKVPLGKEMGKDKSENSGIQERKGSESIGPETDLACVLNAWYSAGFHTGRYLLEQSRRNSHQ from the exons ATGCCAAGCAAAGAGAAGAAGGacagaaagagaggagaaaacaTGGGAAAGGGAACTGATCTATGGGATGATTCTGCCCTTATTAATGCCTTTGATCACGCCATGGCCACCTACAAG GCAATGCATACTGAGGAGTACCAAGGCAATTTCCTGAAGGAAGGAAAACAAACAACTGAAAGTAATAAAGATGAACCTGTTCATGCCGAAAAGACAACGGA ACAGATAGAGCCGGATGATGACATCAATAACATAAACAGTGGTGCAGCAGAGGTTCATGTATCCTGCTGTTCCAATGAAGTAACTGCTGAAGATCTTCCAGATCAAAAAGATAATCTGGGCATGGATTTCCATGCCACAGAATCTTACCCATATTCATCAGGCGCCCTCTATACTGATGGGAAGATAGATGGTTATTCTGTTCAGCAAAGCACCGAATTTAATGAACTGTTAAGACAGTATTATGAACTTGaggagaagaagcagaagattGTCGAGCAACTTCAGGATACAAATTATTTGAATTACCAAACGACAGCTCAATCTTTCACATCTCAGATGCATGATGTTCCTGCATCTAACGCATGTAATGCTTCTGAATATGCTCGACAGCATCCATGCTCCCTGTGCTCGTGTCATTATTTAGCTGTTCCAATATCTGCTTGTGCCATTGGTGGTTTGTCATCTGAAGGCTATGGTTGTTGCCCACCATGGATTGCAAGCTGTTCTGTATCTCCGGCAAATCTATTTCCTG GTGCTCAGTGTCCTGCTCAAAGTGGAACTTGTTCTATTGGTGCATCATGCTCAATGGATCCTGCAAAACAATCTACATATGCAGATGACGAGGTTGTAAAAGCAGGAATGATAGCTGCTGAAAGAACAATAAATTCGATGAAGACAGAAATATCTGCAACTTCTAATATCTGTGAAG ATTTTCTTGATATGGCAATAGCTGGCAAAGTGCCCTTGG GAAAGGAAATGGGAAAGGATAAATCAGAGAACTCAGGTATACAAGAGCGCAAAGGGTCGGAAAGCATTGGCCCAGAGACTGATCTCGCCTGTGTTCTGAATGCGTGGTATTCTGCAGGCTTCCATACTGGCAG GTACCTGTTGGAGCAGTCTAGGAGAAATTCTCACCAGTAA
- the LOC103717118 gene encoding uncharacterized protein LOC103717118 isoform X3, producing MPSKEKKDRKRGENMGKGTDLWDDSALINAFDHAMATYKAMHTEEYQGNFLKEGKQTTESNKDEPVHAEKTTEQIEPDDDINNINSGAAEVHVSCCSNEVTAEDLPDQKDNLGMDFHATESYPYSSGALYTDGKIDGYSVQQSTEFNELLRQYYELEEKKQKIVEQLQDTNYLNYQTTAQSFTSQMHDVPASNACNASEYARQHPCSLCSCHYLAVPISACAIGGLSSEGYGCCPPWIASCSVSPANLFPAAHASGAQCPAQSGTCSIGASCSMDPAKQSTYADDEVVKAGMIAAERTINSMKTEISATSNICEGKEMGKDKSENSGIQERKGSESIGPETDLACVLNAWYSAGFHTGRYLLEQSRRNSHQ from the exons ATGCCAAGCAAAGAGAAGAAGGacagaaagagaggagaaaacaTGGGAAAGGGAACTGATCTATGGGATGATTCTGCCCTTATTAATGCCTTTGATCACGCCATGGCCACCTACAAG GCAATGCATACTGAGGAGTACCAAGGCAATTTCCTGAAGGAAGGAAAACAAACAACTGAAAGTAATAAAGATGAACCTGTTCATGCCGAAAAGACAACGGA ACAGATAGAGCCGGATGATGACATCAATAACATAAACAGTGGTGCAGCAGAGGTTCATGTATCCTGCTGTTCCAATGAAGTAACTGCTGAAGATCTTCCAGATCAAAAAGATAATCTGGGCATGGATTTCCATGCCACAGAATCTTACCCATATTCATCAGGCGCCCTCTATACTGATGGGAAGATAGATGGTTATTCTGTTCAGCAAAGCACCGAATTTAATGAACTGTTAAGACAGTATTATGAACTTGaggagaagaagcagaagattGTCGAGCAACTTCAGGATACAAATTATTTGAATTACCAAACGACAGCTCAATCTTTCACATCTCAGATGCATGATGTTCCTGCATCTAACGCATGTAATGCTTCTGAATATGCTCGACAGCATCCATGCTCCCTGTGCTCGTGTCATTATTTAGCTGTTCCAATATCTGCTTGTGCCATTGGTGGTTTGTCATCTGAAGGCTATGGTTGTTGCCCACCATGGATTGCAAGCTGTTCTGTATCTCCGGCAAATCTATTTCCTG CTGCTCACGCCTCAGGTGCTCAGTGTCCTGCTCAAAGTGGAACTTGTTCTATTGGTGCATCATGCTCAATGGATCCTGCAAAACAATCTACATATGCAGATGACGAGGTTGTAAAAGCAGGAATGATAGCTGCTGAAAGAACAATAAATTCGATGAAGACAGAAATATCTGCAACTTCTAATATCTGTGAAG GAAAGGAAATGGGAAAGGATAAATCAGAGAACTCAGGTATACAAGAGCGCAAAGGGTCGGAAAGCATTGGCCCAGAGACTGATCTCGCCTGTGTTCTGAATGCGTGGTATTCTGCAGGCTTCCATACTGGCAG GTACCTGTTGGAGCAGTCTAGGAGAAATTCTCACCAGTAA
- the LOC103717118 gene encoding uncharacterized protein LOC103717118 isoform X4, with protein sequence MPSKEKKDRKRGENMGKGTDLWDDSALINAFDHAMATYKAMHTEEYQGNFLKEGKQTTESNKDEPVHAEKTTEQIEPDDDINNINSGAAEVHVSCCSNEVTAEDLPDQKDNLGMDFHATESYPYSSGALYTDGKIDGYSVQQSTEFNELLRQYYELEEKKQKIVEQLQDTNYLNYQTTAQSFTSQMHDVPASNACNASEYARQHPCSLCSCHYLAVPISACAIGGLSSEGYGCCPPWIASCSVSPANLFPGAQCPAQSGTCSIGASCSMDPAKQSTYADDEVVKAGMIAAERTINSMKTEISATSNICEGKEMGKDKSENSGIQERKGSESIGPETDLACVLNAWYSAGFHTGRYLLEQSRRNSHQ encoded by the exons ATGCCAAGCAAAGAGAAGAAGGacagaaagagaggagaaaacaTGGGAAAGGGAACTGATCTATGGGATGATTCTGCCCTTATTAATGCCTTTGATCACGCCATGGCCACCTACAAG GCAATGCATACTGAGGAGTACCAAGGCAATTTCCTGAAGGAAGGAAAACAAACAACTGAAAGTAATAAAGATGAACCTGTTCATGCCGAAAAGACAACGGA ACAGATAGAGCCGGATGATGACATCAATAACATAAACAGTGGTGCAGCAGAGGTTCATGTATCCTGCTGTTCCAATGAAGTAACTGCTGAAGATCTTCCAGATCAAAAAGATAATCTGGGCATGGATTTCCATGCCACAGAATCTTACCCATATTCATCAGGCGCCCTCTATACTGATGGGAAGATAGATGGTTATTCTGTTCAGCAAAGCACCGAATTTAATGAACTGTTAAGACAGTATTATGAACTTGaggagaagaagcagaagattGTCGAGCAACTTCAGGATACAAATTATTTGAATTACCAAACGACAGCTCAATCTTTCACATCTCAGATGCATGATGTTCCTGCATCTAACGCATGTAATGCTTCTGAATATGCTCGACAGCATCCATGCTCCCTGTGCTCGTGTCATTATTTAGCTGTTCCAATATCTGCTTGTGCCATTGGTGGTTTGTCATCTGAAGGCTATGGTTGTTGCCCACCATGGATTGCAAGCTGTTCTGTATCTCCGGCAAATCTATTTCCTG GTGCTCAGTGTCCTGCTCAAAGTGGAACTTGTTCTATTGGTGCATCATGCTCAATGGATCCTGCAAAACAATCTACATATGCAGATGACGAGGTTGTAAAAGCAGGAATGATAGCTGCTGAAAGAACAATAAATTCGATGAAGACAGAAATATCTGCAACTTCTAATATCTGTGAAG GAAAGGAAATGGGAAAGGATAAATCAGAGAACTCAGGTATACAAGAGCGCAAAGGGTCGGAAAGCATTGGCCCAGAGACTGATCTCGCCTGTGTTCTGAATGCGTGGTATTCTGCAGGCTTCCATACTGGCAG GTACCTGTTGGAGCAGTCTAGGAGAAATTCTCACCAGTAA